One window of the Emcibacter sp. genome contains the following:
- the ftsA gene encoding cell division protein FtsA, whose amino-acid sequence MAVLRENVIAALDVGSSKICCFIARVGENGRPHVVGIGHQVSQGIKAGTVVDMEETETSIRAAVDTAERMAGGSPIENVFVNISSGQPESRHFAVEVDVAGHQISEADIKRVLDGAQEHIRNEERFVVHSRPASYSIDGVSGVKDPRGMYGEKLGVDMHMATVAVSPLKNLQTCINRCHLNLAGVVLSPYASGLSSLVQDERELGSVCIDMGGGLTSVAAFKDDEFIFADTIPLGGNHVTSDIAQGLSTPLSNAERLKTLFGNCFPRAMVRDQIDIVQTGDDGGEYTTTIPRSMLTQIIGPRMEEILEIVRDRLVASGLDSIVGRRIVITGGASQMNGLEELAKKVFATDKFERHIRMGRPLSVDGLADATAGPVFSTCAGLLNYAATRPDEVHFHSEAQPMLGVFSRISRWVKENF is encoded by the coding sequence ATGGCGGTGTTGCGTGAAAATGTCATCGCCGCGCTGGATGTGGGCAGCAGCAAGATCTGCTGTTTTATTGCCCGGGTCGGCGAAAACGGCAGGCCGCATGTGGTGGGGATCGGGCATCAGGTGTCCCAGGGCATCAAGGCCGGCACCGTGGTCGACATGGAAGAGACGGAAACATCAATCCGCGCGGCGGTGGATACCGCCGAACGCATGGCCGGCGGCAGCCCGATCGAGAATGTCTTTGTGAATATTTCCTCAGGCCAGCCGGAAAGCCGCCATTTTGCGGTGGAAGTGGATGTGGCCGGACACCAGATCAGCGAGGCCGATATCAAAAGGGTGCTGGACGGCGCCCAGGAACATATCCGTAACGAGGAACGTTTTGTCGTCCATTCCCGCCCGGCCAGTTACAGCATCGACGGCGTCAGCGGGGTCAAGGACCCGCGCGGCATGTACGGGGAAAAACTCGGCGTCGACATGCATATGGCGACGGTGGCGGTCAGTCCGCTGAAAAACCTGCAGACCTGTATCAACCGCTGCCATCTCAATCTGGCTGGCGTGGTGCTGTCGCCTTATGCTTCGGGCCTGTCCAGCCTGGTCCAGGACGAACGCGAACTAGGCAGCGTCTGCATCGACATGGGCGGCGGTCTGACCTCGGTCGCGGCTTTCAAGGATGACGAATTTATCTTTGCCGATACCATTCCGCTGGGCGGCAATCATGTCACCAGCGATATTGCCCAGGGACTGTCGACGCCACTCAGTAATGCGGAACGGCTGAAGACCCTGTTCGGCAACTGTTTCCCCCGGGCCATGGTCCGGGACCAGATTGATATCGTGCAGACCGGCGATGACGGCGGTGAATATACCACCACCATTCCGCGGTCGATGCTGACCCAGATTATCGGTCCCCGCATGGAGGAAATTCTGGAGATTGTGCGCGACCGCCTGGTGGCGTCCGGGCTCGACAGTATCGTCGGACGGCGCATCGTCATCACCGGCGGCGCCAGCCAGATGAACGGGCTCGAGGAACTGGCCAAGAAGGTCTTCGCCACCGACAAGTTTGAACGCCACATCCGCATGGGCCGGCCGCTCAGCGTCGATGGTCTGGCGGACGCCACGGCGGGGCCGGTTTTTTCGACCTGCGCCGGGCTTTTGAATTACGCGGCGACGCGGCCGGACGAGGTTCATTTTCACAGCGAAGCACAGCCGATGCTGGGGGTTTTTTCCCGGATCAGCCGCTGGGTGAAGGAAAATTTTTGA